aaccattcaaatggaaatgaagtgcgtattcttatgcaaatcaaactaatttcccttacaatagttgagcaccaagactcacttcgaaaccgagacaaacagcaactcggaaatggcccattatcaattcagtgtctcaacctttttgcaactgcttgtagaTAGAAATCCAAGGAAAACCACCTTAGCTTTGGTATTGAAGTGGGCCGACACGAACTGAGAAAGAGGAAAAGATCTGGGTTGGGATTAAACTAAACCCTTGACCTTGAACCCAACATATCCTTACAATCTAACTTTCACGTGAACTGTACACcttactccaaaatggccgagatttttctattcttttgtttgcttacaAATTCAATAGCCCTTTGTCGCCTCGTTCAAGTTTAAATAATCTTTGggttcaaggttaaataatcTTTTGCATTTTCAGCTTTAGAACGAGGCAACAATGGCtattttgcaagcaaacaaaagaatactaaaatgttatccatttggaataaggtgtatttagctgaagaaaaagataacttcttgcAAAGCCCTTTGGCACGTTTACAGAGTAACTTACAGCGTTTACAATGTAACTTAATGTTACAAAGAAGCGAGGCACAGCAAGCAAGCGAGTTTTGTGGAAAGACCGGTTCGAATGTATCAAATCAggcgaaaaagaaaaagacaaaatttgcaaACGCAGAAAGTTGCTGAAGAAGCAGCCATGCAGCGAGACGCAAACTGCTGCAATCACCGAAAGAAGACGTGAATCTAATAACGCCCCACACTCGGATGAAACGGTCGCCAAAAGACGAGTTGTAGTAAAGAAGATTCAAGGCTGGAAAGTGTGTAATAACGGGTTAAAAACTGTGGTGAAGTGTTTTTCTGGTGCTTCTGTCGAAGACATGTTCGACTATATTAAACCACTGGCAACTATCAGACAGAACCCTGAACATGCCGCAATTCTTCATATTGGAACAAATGACCTCAAGACCATAAACCCAAGGAACGTATCTAAGAGAATTGTCGATCTTGGCAACCTAATTGAAGCAAAGTTGCCGAACACTAAGGTATCAATTTCAAGTTTACTAACACGATCAGATGATCCTGTTCTTGCCAAAAGGGTAAAGGAGGTTAACAAAATTCTTGTCTCTTGTGCAAATCAGAATGAGTGGGGCGTCATTTCGCATTCTAACATTAAGACCGCGAGCATTTGAATTCTAGTGGTTTacctttgaatttttcaggcacTAAAGTCtttgcttcaaattttgttagctttgttaaaaacatttgaaattcTGATGAATTCCCGTTGTCGCCCGCAAGCAGTTTAACTTTGCATATGAAAGATTCTCTTGAGggtgttctttctttctttctttctttccgcGTAAACGAGGTTTTAAATTGGCTTCTCTTAATATAACCAGTTTACCTAAGCATATTGATCAATTAAGGATTCTCCTTGCTGACGATCCTGTTGATATATTATCGATTAATGAAACAAGACTAGATGATAGTGTGAAGGATTGGGAGGTCTGTATCTCGGGCTTTGATTTAATTCGCCGTCATAGAAACAGAAATGGTGGTGGcgtctgtttttttcttcaaatccaCCATTTTAACTATTCACTGCCTCCTGATCTTCTTGTTTACCAACTAGAAAATTTATGTATGAAGGTTTCTAACCTTACTCCAAGCCTTTTGTTACAGACCTCCAGATTCATCTTCCGAGATCTTTGCGTATTTCGAATCCCTAATTGGTAGACTCGACGCTCAGAATGTTGAACTGTACCTTATGGGTGACCTAAATTGCAATATGGTATCGTCTACATTGGACATTAGCACGAGTTTACTAAACGGCATTGCTGATGTTTACAGTCTTCATCAACTTCTTAGGGAACCAACTCGTATAACTTGTTCCTCTTCAACCTTAATTCACTTGATTTTTGCAAATTGTCCTGAAAAGGTGGTTTTTTTCGGGAGTCTCTCATGTGGGTAATCACAGTCTTGTTCATGTGTATCGCAAACTTGGCGTTGAACGATCTGGAAGGGGCCATAAAACTATAACATATAGAAATTCAAAAACTgtagaagagaaaatttctgaATTGACATTGCTGCCCAACAGTGGGACGATCTTCAACTGTTTGATGACCCGAATGATATGTGGCTAGCGTGGAAAGCTTTATTTCTTAGTGCTGTTAACAAACATGCTCCTCTTCGGACCAAGTGTGTTCGCCCATCGAGATGTCCGTGGGTGTGACACCGCAGTTAAAAAAAGCATTCATGACAGagataagttgaaaaaaaaagtaacaaagGACTGggcaaattttaagaaaattcgCAATCATGTCAACAACAAGATGAAATCTGCTAAAGAAACACATTACCGGAATGCTTTTCAGGATAGCAAGGGCAGTTCTTGAAGGACCTGGCAAATCATCAATGATCTTACATCTACAAATTCCAATAATTTGACTGTAAAAGAAGTAAAACTTTTTGGAAATTCCGTATTAGACTCACAACAAGTGTCCGgcttttaataatcattttgcTAGCATTGGACCCAGACTTGCCAGTGAGATTCACAGCGACATAAGCTATATCCACTATCGCGAGTTCCTAACCTATTCTGACAAACATTTCGAACTTCAGCCAACTAACATCAATAAAGTGCGCTTTCTTCTATCTAAATTACGCATCTCGAAGGCGACAGGGCTTGACATGATATCTGCTAGACTCCTTATGGAATGTACCGATATGGCTTCACATTCAGTTTGAATTTATCGATAGTCACTGGAATCTTCCCTGATGAACGGAAGTGCTCCAAAGTCATTCCTTTATTCAAACAGGGCGAAAGAGCCGACATGAATAATTATCGGCTGATTTCTGTCATTCCTGTTGTGGCAAAAGTATTTGAAAGGATTACCTATGATCAGCTGTATGCTTACCtcagtgaaaataacatggTTTCCCTACATCAACTCTGGTTTTCGATCTCTTCACTCTATGGCCGCGGCTTTACTCGAGGCCATTAACAGTTGGGCTTGTAACATTGATAAAAGGAAATGTAAATGCTATCGTGTTTCTAGACCTTAAAAACGCATTTGATACAGTTGATCATGATATTCTCTTATCTAAATTAATTTCCTGTATGGTAGTTATGGACATTAGCAGTCAACTGGTTTAAATCGTATCTAGATAACCGCCATCAAAAATGCTTTATTAATGGTTTGTTATCTAAAAAGCTACTTCTTAGTTGCTGTGTACCTCAAGGAACAATTTTGGGTCCTCTGTTGTTCTTGATTAAGTTCGCAGCCAAGGATGTACGTATGCCGACGGTACGCATTTGACATTTTCTAGCAGTGATGTAACCGCCATAGAAGAAGCTTTAAATTGTGATGTCGAATCAGTCAATAATTGGCTTGTGTCGAATAAACTTATATTGAACTCGACTAAAACTGAATTCATGTTAATCGGCGGTTAAATACTCtttcatatcatcatatcatcatatcatatttctttatttaccctcggatttttagagtagcttggtgtagctaatttctccgagcattcaccctcccaaccatgatacatcacagaagacagaccacaacaccgggaactacatgccctactctttgcgacaagtgtgtgggttctttatgaacattgaagggttgtgagacgggacctccggcttatcgtccttatccgagaagactagagcgtctaaccatttgcagatgtaattacaaaggcagcactttctcctcagttatttaaagaccctgagtgttggtccggccggagttgaactcacgacctcccgcgtgacagcccggtgctcaaccaactgagccaccggtgcgcggtggagACAACCTCATCTTACTTTCGGGGATGTTTCTGTTGATCAAGTGTACACTGCAAAATCCCTAGGCGTTTATATAGATGAAAATCTCTCTTGGAATACTCTCATTGAGTACTTAATTAACAGAGAAAATTGCTTCTGGTATCGGCGCACTTAAACGTGTCCACCCTATTTTCCCTGCTGAAACACACATGCTTACTTTTAAAGCCTTGGTTAGACCTTACTTTGACTATTTTATAGTTGTGTGGAGGAACGACAATGTAACGCTTGCTAATAAATTACAGAAGCTCCAAAACCACGCAGCTCGAATTTTAACCACTTCGAGTTATGATGCTAATATTGAAGGCTTATTTGGTAAACTTGGGTGGAGAAAGTTGAGTACGCAGCGGCAAATGCAGAAAGCCATTATGGTctttaaatccttaaatggtcttacaccCGTGTATTTAAGCAATGTATTCGCCAATCACTCAGTTGTTACAAATTATTCCCTGAGGGACTCCATAAACAAACTTGGTGTTCCAATGCCACGCaccaattttttgaaaaacagttttAGCTATAGCGGTGCGGTGCTTTGGAATAGCCTACCTCCTGAGCTGTGGCAGGCAGAATCACTGAATGATTTTTGTCGACAGCTCAACTCCTACTGTTCTTAGACACACAgcattcatgtaaagcagttttatgtttttgtttgtttttattatttttagaatattagATTTAGTTAGGATATGATGTATTTAGGTCTTAGGTTTTGTAACTGATTAATTTactgtgtttaaataaagttaacatatatacacatacacatacacgcGACTTTGCTGCGTTGAATTCAGATGTTTGGTCTTAagacatgtaataataataataataataataataataactttattactttccaaattctggcttttcaaagtaattacaatattcaataaaatatctaaaactatagaacaatgagaaatgattaaatatttgaaattctcaaagtaattacaatattcaataaaatatctaaaactataaaacagtaagaaatgattagaatcatatttatataacaaatttgacaagaaatttcatatatgttaaaatcattgaaagctTCTAATATTCTCTTTGTAAATGACGCATTAGTTTCTTTTGAATAATGCAAGGTTTGTCAGCGCAGTGAGACTTCCAGGTAGGTTATTCCACAGAGAAACTGCTCGATAATAGAAGGTTCTTTGGCCTGCGGCCGTTCTGTATCCTGGGATGtccatcttattcttattctttttttttttgtgctttgtgTGATTTGGTTTTATATCCGCTTTCACCCGCTAATACCACCACAGAAGGCAATGAAGAGATTTATGATATCTCTCAGACAGTATGCGTGCTATGATTTGCTAAATTAATATTAGAGGGCCTTATTCTACAGCACAGCCTGctaaatttgaacttttgataAAACACTCTTTGTTAAAAGTTTTTCGTGTCGTTTAGTTTAATACGTAAAATAaacttttaaaactgtttgaatcttgcaagttCCTTGCTAGCAGAGGTGTCCTTTCCTTTGCGCGCGTTTGCTAGGCCGCTGAccagtacgggaaaagagacctctgccatgtgtagaaactcactgtgttgagcatgcgcggcggttacttagcgaccaaatCCACAAATGATACTTCACATGTTGTACGGGcacacttaacaacagcggaattactgtaaaggaatgcccAATATACACAGCGGGCCCAAGTCACAGTCAGCTAACAAATGTGAACCAAACgtttgaactgagtggagtgcaatttggtctgaaatcatacgtgggATTTCAAAATGGAACGAGCGTGCAGTGCAAGTTCAATTTGAACttacaagtatgatttcagaccaaaattgcacgacacatagttcaattaccactttattacatccatttagaaatcatacaatcattatttatagctaatatatagatttagccaagcctaaaagcggagctcccggcttgtttattcttactggctgtaggattagtgaaaataaaaggctttggaactgtccgccttttggttttcccggaaattgcttatttatgtcattttcttcgctgcctaactagtgaattccacggttaatttcacctgaaaaaccgactgatcgcatgaatcacgaagggatgagtgtgatatcggtttttccagcgaaatctactgttgaattcaccagttaggcagttaatttttcttaaatcgcaagagtttgaaaagaaaacaaacaaatcctcagcaagcgaacggaaaaggaaacaagccatttcagagtcgactgttaaaagccagcgaataggaatcacgctaaaattagaactcacagacgtactatagctcgtgatgtgacagatcgtactttatttattccactttatctctgaaaacacaatcgtttacattttgatgtacttcattgaaacacgccagcttggcttagaaccagaatcggctagagaggacaaacttcaaacaagatctccaacaaattacctgtacgttctctaaacaaacttctgaaaacacaagctggtgatatttctccttactttttacgagaactcattgcgattacatgtgtagaacataagtgcaaaattttcttgtcactgtcgaggcacatcgaaaaacaattaggcaagcgaagtaaaaaaacttcttgttcgctcgcattttaaagccaaacaaaccagcaaaagatcgattatttctgtacAAAaagagtatagatgattgttatttaattccagttaacaataaaaattccagtttcattcctgagcaaaggaaaaaaggactaaacaattttttagaaatatgcatccacttgaaataactcatccggagaaataacaaacggtttagtgtccaagaaaagaatttgtggtgtaacttcttccaccaactttaagctattactggtgtaccgttttgtcgttctcgttctctttctctcttctttcgtttctactcttctgtcataggccgtcccggcatcttgcaaccttagtagattcaaaattaaaaatcttaacacataccaaaaactgcaattcagagcaaaaagcagcccaaaacaaattcaaaataaacactcagctttaagtttatatcgctccaatgcttgacttgaataactacgtagccaccagtgtgtcctgaccacagctatattatgttaaacctggactgaaaccagcgaaaaatgcaagaaaaatatattttccaaacagtacctgaacacgaaaagcatcgactgtcaagagtttTGCTGACGTAgagtggctgtgtagccgcgtcgagccacagaaagagcgcgaaaattaagcctctatcaggtgtgtgtgagtgtccgAGCTGGCTTGcacctgcgatccaatcaacaaccagtccctggtcagcggtcaacttaaaaaaaacagctgacctcgataaggtctaacttgagcccgctatatagtcacgtgataatggtcagcggataccttgttttgacaggtgtcaattgaccataacattgatgtccaatatcaaagatgtatgctgtaaactagttagtgtcaaatgtagtattgcctcctggatgagctctaaactttaattagcccgtgatatggttacgtgtactggtcacattggcatacatgaaggggcggacggtcgtacggacggacgttgtacgtacgtacggatgTTCATGACGTCaaggctataaaaccaaattttctcacatcgatgggttaccgtATTTTCtaaactatggtgctccgcgcgcgcgcgccttcggcgcgcgcggagctccgctaaaatacaggattattattttagtcagtaccaacattttattgatccagttgggaacaaaagttgcaaaattcgatGGTTCTCTTTGTCGGGCCttgaaatttgattggctgttttgttttagtgttcctttctcattggcagcctggggaaatggtgcgatttagagcgATTTGGAAATTAATCGCACttctgagagccaatcagattgcaaggatgagcagtgatttctaaatggatgtaataaaataTGAAACCAAAGTCCACAAACAGCGCACCCTACAGCCTGATGGTCCCAATGTGGACTTTGGTTTCATAAAGTCAGCGTGAGCTGTAAAAGTTgcgatttttgtttttatttgagcGTTACgttgcacgtgcatttttcagttGCTTTCAAACCACTGATGAAGAGGGAGTAGCCCCGAAACGTTTGGTTTACATTTAAAATTCTTGGGCGCAAATATGAACTTTTCTTTATCtttcatttggaagaaagttACTTACCTTGCACCGTGGCATAGGAACCAGATTGCAACGAAACAGTCCCACCAAATACGACACAGGAAGACCAACCGAGTCCGTACAACAGTCCCTGAATACTGTGTAATACCACACCTAGCCAGGGATTGAGGACAAAGGCGAGACCCAAGAATACTGCTACATAGAGTAATAAACACCCAGCAGCAGTGGAAACAAGTCCAATTCTATCGATGCACATAATTGAAGAAACATAaccaagcaaagcaaagcagtAACGCAGACCAGATGCGACACCGACCATGTATGGCTGAGCTCCGAGGTCATCTAAGTACCATGGTCCAAAGTTCTCTTGCATTCCATTCAGGATACCGAAGTAGCATGTCACAATAATGATGATCATGAAGTTACCACCGCAAAGAAGCTCAAACGTTTCAGAAGCATTGAAAATGGGATTGTCGGATGATTTGTCATCTGGGTACTTTACTTCCAGAAAGAGAACATTGATTATTGCAAGTGTGCTAAAACCGGcaaaaaagtaaaatgaaataTGGTAGTTCTCCACTACCTCCCCACAAACTTTCGATTTGTAAAGACTGATTACTCCTCCGACCAAAAACGAACCAACAGCGACTCCAAACTCGCCCCATATTCGGAAAGTTCCGAATTTCTTTACGTTTTCTCGAAGGAAAACAACCAACAATGCATCTGTCATGGCAAAATCGACAGATCCGATAATTTGACAAATCAAAACAATGGTCAGAAAAATGATGAAGATTTGCTTGATCTCGTGTTCATCGATTTTACGAGCAAACGCAGTGAAGTTCTTGTTTGCAAAGTCATTTCTTGCATCACTGCTATTGCCTATCTCTTGTCCCAGTACGATTCCGTTAGGAGTGAATAATAATGCCTTTGTCACTGTTCTGTTTGCTCTGGTTTCGATACACATTTGCTTTTGTGGTTGAACAGCAATAAACATTAAGTTTCCGGCTGTGAATGACACCAGTGAGGCAAGTAGAATAACTTTATGTACTTTGTACTTGTCACCAAGTATTCCCCATATTGGTGAGCCGATAAATTTTGTTAAGAATCGCAACCCAAGTACAGCACCCGTTTGACCAGCCGTAAGTCCAAGttgtttgaaatacaaagctatATAAGGAAATGAACTTCCGATGCCAatgtaaaataagaaataataacATTTATACAACAGAGAGGACAGTTGTGACGTGTCTTGTGAAGACTGTCTTGAAATTTCTCTTCCTGCTTTCCGCTTGGTATCCTCGTCCTCCATTTTGTTTTCGCTAACAGAAGTTCCCACTAGCGCTCTTGAGTCTTCTCATTTAATGTTGCCAGagaaagtgatttcaaaatcaaacTGACTCATTCGTAAGGTTGGGCATTCAGActtatttacataattattcatttttcaTGCTTGGACAGTGTTAGCCTGCGTGCAAGCGGTAGATGTTGTGTCGCCAAGAAACACTATCAGACGgttatcagacgccatattggaagagcgcgggataggtctgggccccagtgacaaaacgacggggtcgaccctcaacccggcccagacctagccgCGCGAAAAGTGCCATACACTACTACAATATGGAAAATATGGCATGATGAAAGCTTTATACAACCTAGTTTTAGTATTACTGGATACAATATTTCTGAAACGCTTAATAACCTTAAGCTGATTGTGAACACGATCACAGATGTCGGAAACATGTACCCCCTAATAGAGAAATAATCCTCGCCCTTACGTAggtaatttaagcaattgtctttaTAGACACCTCAAAAAATTCAAGCGGCTCCGACGGGATTCAAACTCATGACAtgtgcgatgccggtgcaatgctctcccaactgagttcCCGTTATATAGgtcttttgtttaatatgaatacatgatgcagcagataacctagtaacctttgcGGCTGTCTTAGTTGGTGTTTATAGCAGCATCTGCCTTaaaagaaggggtttctctctactaattcaaacattcattaatcagtaggtagttttggggaatagtgtgtgtgtggatggtgagttgagggaaaatcatagacaaaagttatggttagtctgtaaaatgagggggagatgttcacaaagcaaactctcaaccccacaataaagttaacgaaagaaacaaactctgtgtgaaattaaaattttaatttcaaaaacaaccaGAAGTACAAGAGTGTATTAAAAGGGAGGAACTTTCTAAGACAAAGCTTggataaaaaataaatagataaggGAACATaatgatgaaaattaaaaataagtgaTAAAAAGTGaatagaaaaaataaagaaatttaactGGAGACAGAAAAAGTAACCAAAATTAAAGATGTACAAAATCCTTTACAATATAAGATTTTTCGTTCTTAAAAGAGGGATGAAAGCAGATTAACCCGACTATGAATCATTCGTTCTTGAAATTAATCAAATAATAGTAAAAAATAAGGACAAATATTTTCTATTACAAAAACTTCTTGGT
Above is a window of Montipora capricornis isolate CH-2021 chromosome 6, ASM3666992v2, whole genome shotgun sequence DNA encoding:
- the LOC138054601 gene encoding major facilitator superfamily domain-containing protein 6-like; amino-acid sequence: MEDEDTKRKAGREISRQSSQDTSQLSSLLYKCYYFLFYIGIGSSFPYIALYFKQLGLTAGQTGAVLGLRFLTKFIGSPIWGILGDKYKVHKVILLASLVSFTAGNLMFIAVQPQKQMCIETRANRTVTKALLFTPNGIVLGQEIGNSSDARNDFANKNFTAFARKIDEHEIKQIFIIFLTIVLICQIIGSVDFAMTDALLVVFLRENVKKFGTFRIWGEFGVAVGSFLVGGVISLYKSKVCGEVVENYHISFYFFAGFSTLAIINVLFLEVKYPDDKSSDNPIFNASETFELLCGGNFMIIIIVTCYFGILNGMQENFGPWYLDDLGAQPYMVGVASGLRYCFALLGYVSSIMCIDRIGLVSTAAGCLLLYVAVFLGLAFVLNPWLGVVLHSIQGLLYGLGWSSCVVFGGTVSLQSGSYATVQGVIGGVHWGLGACIGVLVSGVIINSIGIPKTFFMYAMTSVAMFVFLVLSHWWIRSREQKEEADQAGYQLVSQNKDGDE